The Dasypus novemcinctus isolate mDasNov1 chromosome 2, mDasNov1.1.hap2, whole genome shotgun sequence genome includes a region encoding these proteins:
- the IRX2 gene encoding LOW QUALITY PROTEIN: iroquois-class homeodomain protein IRX-2 (The sequence of the model RefSeq protein was modified relative to this genomic sequence to represent the inferred CDS: deleted 1 base in 1 codon) — protein sequence MSYPQGYLYQAPGSLALYSCPAYGASALAAPRSEELARSASGSAFSPYPGSAAFTAQAAPGFGGPLQYSADAAAGFPSYMGAPYDAHTTGMTGAISYHPYGSAAYPYQLNDPAYRKNATRDATATLKAWLQEHRKNPYPTKGEKIMLAIITKMTLTQVSTWFANARRRLKKENKMTWAPRNKSEDEDEDEGDAAARGKEGSPGKAQEETSAEDEGISLHVDSLTDHSCSAESDGEKLPCGAGEPLCESGSESKDKYDDLEDDEGDDEEGERDLAPPKPVTSSPLTGVEAPLLSPPPEPAPRGGGKAPLGSRTSPGAPPPASKPKLWSLAEIATSDLKQPSLGPSCGPQGLPTAAAPASSGAPPGGSPYPASPLLGRHLYYTSPFYGNYTNYGNLNAALQGQSLLRYNSAAAGPGEALHAAPKAGSDAGKTGAHPLEPHYRPAGGGYEPKKDASEGHAGGGGAQPYL from the exons ATGTCCTACCCGCAGGGCTACCTGTACCAGGCGCCCGGCTCGCTGGCGCTCTACTCGTGCCCCGCGTACGGCGCGTCGGCGCTGGCGGCCCCGCGCAGCGAGGAGCTGGCGCGCTCGGCGTCGGGCTCGGCCTTCAGCCCGTACCCCGGCTCGGCGGCCTTCACGGCGCAGGCGGCCCCCGGCTTCGGCGGCCCGCTGCAGTACTCGGCCGACGCCGCTGCCGGCTTCCCGTCCTACATG GGCGCGCCCTACGACGCGCACACGACCGGCATGACCGGCGCCATCAGCTACCACCCTTACGGCAGCGCCGCCTACCCATACCAGCTCAACGATCCCGCGTACCGCAAGAACGCCACGCGGGACGCCACGGCCACGCTCAAGGCCTGGCTCCAGGAGCACCGCAAGAACCCCTACCCCACCAAGGGCGAGAAGATCATGCTGGCCATCATCACCAAGATGACGCTCACGCAGGTCTCCACCTGGTTCGCCAACGCGCGCCGCCGCCTCAAGAAGGAGAACAAGATGACGTGGGCCCCGCGGAACAAAagcgaggacgaggacgaggatgAGGGCGACGCGGCGGCGAggggcaaggaggggagtcccggCAAGGCGCAAGAGGAGACCTCCGCGGAGGACGAAG GGATCAGCCTGCACGTCGACTCGCTCACGGATCACTCATGCTCGGCCGAGTCCGACGGGGAGAAGCTGCCGTGCGGCGCCGGGGAGCCCCTGTGCGAATCGGGCTCGGAGAGCAAGGACAAGTACGACGACCTGGAGGATGACGAAGGCGACGACGAGGAGGGCGAGCGGGACCTGGCGCCGCCCAAGCCCGTGACCTCGTCGCCGCTGACGGGCGTGGAGGCGCCGCTGCTGAGC CCCCCGCCCGAGCCCGCGCCCCGCGGCGGCGGCAAGGCACCGCTGGGCAGCCGGACGTCGCCGGGCGCGCCGCCGCCCGCCAGCAAGCCCAAGCTGTGGTCGCTTGCCGAGATCGCCACTTCGGACCTCAAGCAGCCGAGTCTGGGCCCGAGCTGCGGGCCGCAGGGGCTCCCGACGGCCGCGGCGCCCGCCTCGTCCGGGGCGCCGCCGGGAGGCTCTCCCTACCCCGCGTCGCCGCTGCTCGGCCGCCACCTCTACTACACGTCGCCCTTCTACGGCAACTACACAAACTACGGGAACTTGAACGCGGCACTGCAGGGCCAGAGCCTCCTGCGGTACAACTCGGCGGCCGCGGGCCCTGGCGAGGCCCTGCACGCGGCGCCCAAAGCCGGCAGCGACGCGGGCAAGACGGGCGCCCACCCGCTGGAACCCCACTACCGGCCCGCGGGCGGCGGCTACGAGCCCAAGAAAG ATGCCAGCGAGGGCCACGCCGGTGGTGGGGGCGCCCAGCCTTACCTATAG